One genomic window of Desmospora activa DSM 45169 includes the following:
- a CDS encoding DUF4350 domain-containing protein → MKPGKIGLIVVLIALLAAGTLFLSSWLPAEEPRYSSTNAQSDGTKALYLLLQERNVPVARWRDSWEQLPHSNGHVLFLLEPDRWIYTEKDKESLLEWVESGNTLVLLSHPLDTLASQLGFSAIDGIRDASMPMEVSDEVWLQDMKELYFPRDRRLRNETELDQVWRDQNDSARIGRLTSGQGNIYYIPEPALWTNAYIEQGDNLALALYLTSLTEGEGKVWFDESLRDQRWNPSFLMDEAEEPPAYSDLIPTGAGWLLLQGVFLFILWLYLKGKRFAAPRWETVREVRRGEECVYAMGSLYQWANLNKEALAIQQRALFRETATLLGLSRRADAEEISERVSVLVDPALAERYRLLQQVVNRSVKLTGKELVKWSREIQDLREEMKQWKTKPLTRHKSQPGPNK, encoded by the coding sequence TTGAAGCCGGGTAAAATCGGCCTCATTGTTGTTTTAATTGCGTTGCTAGCAGCAGGCACCCTGTTTTTAAGTTCGTGGCTGCCTGCGGAGGAGCCGCGCTACTCCAGTACGAATGCTCAGTCCGACGGGACCAAGGCGCTTTATCTGCTATTGCAAGAACGGAATGTACCGGTGGCACGTTGGCGTGATTCATGGGAACAGCTGCCTCACTCAAACGGACATGTACTTTTTCTGTTGGAACCGGATCGTTGGATCTATACTGAAAAGGACAAAGAGTCGTTGCTGGAGTGGGTGGAATCCGGTAACACCCTGGTGCTGTTATCGCATCCCCTCGATACGCTTGCTAGTCAGCTCGGCTTTTCCGCAATTGACGGCATACGAGATGCATCGATGCCAATGGAAGTTTCCGACGAGGTATGGCTGCAAGATATGAAGGAGTTGTATTTTCCACGGGATCGTCGTTTACGGAATGAAACCGAACTGGATCAAGTATGGAGAGATCAAAACGATAGCGCCCGGATCGGGCGTCTCACGTCCGGCCAGGGAAATATTTATTATATTCCTGAACCTGCCTTATGGACGAATGCCTATATTGAACAGGGGGACAATCTTGCACTCGCGCTATATCTGACTTCCTTGACTGAAGGAGAAGGGAAGGTTTGGTTTGACGAAAGCTTGCGTGATCAAAGATGGAATCCGTCATTCCTAATGGATGAAGCGGAAGAGCCTCCCGCCTATTCCGATCTGATTCCAACTGGGGCAGGATGGCTTTTATTGCAGGGAGTGTTTCTGTTTATCTTGTGGCTCTACCTAAAAGGCAAACGATTTGCCGCTCCCCGTTGGGAAACAGTGCGGGAAGTGCGGCGAGGAGAAGAGTGTGTTTATGCAATGGGTTCGTTATATCAATGGGCGAATTTAAATAAAGAAGCCTTGGCCATCCAACAACGGGCGCTTTTTCGGGAAACGGCAACCTTATTGGGATTGTCCCGACGCGCGGATGCTGAAGAGATCAGTGAGAGGGTAAGCGTTCTGGTAGATCCAGCCTTGGCAGAACGATACCGGCTTTTACAGCAGGTGGTTAACCGCTCCGTCAAATTGACAGGAAAAGAATTGGTGAAATGGAGTCGTGAGATCCAAGATTTACGGGAGGAGATGAAACAATGGAAAACCAAACCCTTGACACGACACAAATCGCAACCCGGTCCGAACAAGTGA
- a CDS encoding DUF6273 domain-containing protein: MENNNPASTPDWSAKPGEIITFGTYPQTADGADRTPIKWRVLQNSGRELFILSEYILDCRRYHGESADITWRDCVDITWLNCDLRKWLNNEFYNTAFNAAQKEYIKPTHCTDNGERTPDTEDKVFLLSVTEIKDISDIYGKDLRHAVGTDFAKTKKTDGCKLYVYDRTNKDNYIIRNGEEFGCSWWWLRTQGNKPSRAFFIGTSGSIRSYANNSIAGYGVRPALKINLQ, translated from the coding sequence TTGGAAAATAATAATCCTGCTTCCACGCCGGACTGGAGCGCAAAGCCCGGCGAAATCATTACTTTTGGCACTTATCCGCAGACGGCGGACGGCGCAGACAGAACGCCAATAAAGTGGCGGGTGCTGCAAAATTCAGGTAGAGAGCTGTTCATTTTGAGCGAGTACATTTTGGACTGCAGGCGGTATCACGGCGAGTCTGCGGACATTACGTGGCGTGATTGCGTGGATATTACGTGGCTTAACTGTGATTTGCGCAAGTGGCTGAACAACGAATTCTATAACACCGCATTCAATGCCGCCCAAAAGGAATATATAAAGCCGACTCATTGCACGGACAACGGAGAAAGAACTCCAGATACGGAGGACAAGGTTTTTTTGCTTAGCGTTACCGAGATAAAGGATATATCTGATATATACGGCAAGGATTTGCGACACGCCGTTGGAACCGACTTTGCCAAAACAAAAAAAACCGATGGATGCAAATTATATGTGTACGATCGAACAAACAAAGATAACTATATCATCAGAAACGGCGAAGAATTTGGCTGTTCTTGGTGGTGGCTGCGAACACAAGGAAACAAGCCTTCGCGTGCATTTTTTATCGGTACAAGTGGCAGTATTCGCAGCTATGCAAATAACAGTATTGCTGGTTATGGTGTGCGTCCCGCTTTAAAAATTAATCTTCAATGA
- a CDS encoding DUF896 domain-containing protein codes for MITDEMIQRINELARKKKSEGLTPQEQKEQTELRQQYLQAIRGSVKNQLNQIRLVDHED; via the coding sequence GTGATAACCGACGAGATGATCCAACGGATTAACGAATTAGCAAGAAAAAAGAAAAGCGAAGGATTAACCCCACAAGAACAAAAAGAGCAGACGGAGTTGCGACAACAATACTTGCAGGCGATTCGTGGATCAGTTAAAAACCAGTTAAATCAGATTCGCCTCGTGGATCATGAAGATTAG
- a CDS encoding DUF58 domain-containing protein, with the protein MTSSKRSPAPYRFRDNAWLPGPRLFFALGVGVVVTLVFAFVGLHIWMGILFHLALAWVVMQEFRRIRRYGCVQVERESERILELGESNPIRIHLHNPAPWPVICIVKDDYPEGFQLDQRRMIITVPPQETTTLVYHVRPHRRGRHRFGRIHVRQRLPLGYLIRQHAIDWSEDKTVYPRLKEVRRVRGGVYKRKLSAEGPHSRHGLGRGAEFAHIRDYVPDDEPRWINWTATARRGKLATNVYQPEQGQHVAILLDCGRIMGVRDGELTRLDRAIEAALAFSAIAIERGDQVSLLAFSSQVKRWIPAGRGAPHLQRIIEAVHDLEPDYVESGYRTAMETLAFHHKRRSLVALFTDASNLTFADELIQHIRILQRRHLIMTVTTEDPQLQRDRNLRPREEKEVFHKAIAQQMTEERDDRLNALKRRGVVTLNVAPDQLAVHVIHSYIDIKNRSLL; encoded by the coding sequence ATGACCTCATCGAAGAGATCACCCGCACCGTATCGGTTCCGCGATAATGCTTGGCTACCCGGACCGCGCCTGTTTTTTGCACTGGGTGTCGGCGTGGTTGTCACACTCGTATTTGCTTTCGTGGGACTTCATATCTGGATGGGAATCCTCTTTCATCTCGCCTTAGCCTGGGTGGTAATGCAAGAGTTTCGGCGCATACGCCGCTATGGCTGTGTTCAAGTGGAAAGAGAGAGCGAGCGCATTCTGGAATTGGGAGAGTCTAACCCAATTCGAATTCATCTTCACAACCCGGCTCCATGGCCAGTTATCTGTATCGTCAAAGATGATTATCCGGAAGGATTTCAGCTGGATCAAAGAAGGATGATTATCACAGTCCCGCCTCAGGAAACTACAACACTGGTCTACCATGTCCGCCCTCATCGGCGGGGTCGTCATCGTTTTGGCCGCATCCACGTCCGGCAACGGCTGCCGCTGGGATATCTGATACGTCAGCACGCCATTGATTGGAGTGAGGATAAGACGGTCTATCCCCGTTTAAAAGAAGTGCGTCGGGTTCGGGGCGGGGTTTACAAGCGGAAATTATCAGCAGAAGGCCCTCATAGCCGCCACGGATTAGGGCGGGGGGCGGAGTTTGCACATATTCGCGATTATGTGCCGGATGATGAGCCGCGCTGGATCAACTGGACAGCAACGGCTCGGCGGGGCAAACTGGCCACAAACGTCTATCAACCGGAACAAGGGCAACATGTCGCGATCCTACTGGACTGCGGTCGGATCATGGGCGTGCGAGATGGAGAATTGACCCGCTTAGACCGGGCGATCGAGGCGGCACTTGCTTTTTCCGCCATCGCGATCGAGCGGGGAGACCAGGTGAGTCTGTTGGCCTTCTCCAGCCAAGTGAAACGGTGGATTCCGGCGGGAAGGGGAGCGCCACACCTACAGCGCATCATCGAAGCCGTGCACGACCTGGAACCCGACTACGTGGAGTCCGGCTACCGCACAGCGATGGAAACCCTGGCATTTCACCATAAGCGGCGTTCGTTGGTGGCCTTGTTTACCGATGCCAGCAATCTCACCTTTGCCGATGAACTGATCCAGCATATCCGTATCTTGCAACGGCGCCATTTGATCATGACGGTTACAACGGAAGATCCCCAACTACAACGGGATCGCAACCTGCGACCACGAGAGGAAAAGGAAGTCTTCCACAAAGCGATTGCACAGCAGATGACGGAAGAACGTGATGATCGCCTCAATGCTTTAAAGCGCCGTGGTGTCGTCACCCTAAACGTCGCCCCGGACCAGCTGGCGGTCCATGTGATCCATTCGTATATCGATATCAAGAATCGGAGCTTACTTTAG
- a CDS encoding AAA family ATPase, translating to MENQTLDTTQIATRSEQVINHLKEVVVGQDRTIQLMWAAILTKGHVMVEGVPGLGKTLLVRSLGQVIDASFARIQFTPDLMPADVTGTKVFDLQSGRFNFKQGPLFTQLLLADEINRTPPKTQSALLEAMEEGQITIDGEGRKLPDLFFVVATQNPIEYEGTYPLPEAQLDRFALQLTMDYPGEEEELEVLRGHRVTTRRESTLTPMITAEEIVAFRQQVEQVRTEDSVIRYVASLIRATRAHPQVLLGASPRAGTSLLALSRAIAAMDNREYVTPDDVKWVIQPALRHRLIMSPDVELEGFKTDDLIEEITRTVSVPR from the coding sequence ATGGAAAACCAAACCCTTGACACGACACAAATCGCAACCCGGTCCGAACAAGTGATCAACCACCTAAAAGAGGTGGTCGTCGGCCAGGATCGAACGATTCAGTTGATGTGGGCAGCCATATTGACAAAGGGACATGTGATGGTGGAAGGAGTGCCTGGGCTCGGAAAAACCTTATTGGTTCGCTCGCTTGGCCAAGTAATCGATGCCTCTTTTGCTCGAATTCAGTTTACTCCTGATCTGATGCCGGCGGATGTGACCGGTACCAAGGTGTTTGATTTACAATCCGGCCGTTTTAACTTTAAACAGGGTCCCCTCTTTACACAATTATTGTTGGCGGATGAAATTAACCGTACACCTCCCAAGACGCAATCGGCCTTGCTGGAAGCGATGGAGGAAGGGCAGATCACAATCGACGGCGAGGGACGTAAGTTGCCAGATCTGTTTTTTGTCGTAGCCACGCAAAACCCGATTGAGTATGAAGGGACTTATCCGTTACCGGAAGCACAACTGGATCGATTTGCGCTTCAACTGACGATGGATTATCCCGGTGAAGAAGAAGAGTTGGAAGTGTTGCGCGGGCATCGGGTAACTACACGACGGGAGTCTACCCTCACTCCGATGATCACGGCGGAGGAGATTGTCGCCTTTCGCCAGCAGGTGGAACAAGTGCGGACGGAAGACTCGGTCATTCGCTATGTCGCCTCCTTGATCCGTGCAACCCGCGCTCATCCGCAGGTATTGCTGGGTGCCAGCCCCCGGGCAGGAACCAGTCTGCTGGCATTGAGTCGGGCGATTGCGGCCATGGACAATCGGGAATATGTTACTCCGGATGATGTGAAATGGGTGATCCAGCCAGCCTTACGCCATCGTCTCATCATGAGCCCGGATGTGGAACTGGAGGGATTCAAAACCGATGACCTCATCGAAGAGATCACCCGCACCGTATCGGTTCCGCGATAA
- a CDS encoding BglG family transcription antiterminator, with the protein MYFTARERNLLFLLTGAEQQWSVKALAQSLAVSERTIHRDLAGLERIMDDFGLSLRKRAGVGVSLEGNASGFESLRAALAATAGGEFTPEERKIYLLCTLLERSEPVKLAALALDLRVASATVSYDLEHIRDWLESFGLTLVKKRGWGIAVTGEENRRRAAMRSLLAEHFDEAEILSLLKKNLNRQTADPSGLVMERLLGLVEREKIAQVEETVKQAISKLPYSLAAAAYIGLVVHLALALERIEKGETLRFDPALLQELQQTREYEVAQKIAAGLRTVFGQEFPEAEIANIVLHLRGAKRGTDRGYWFEEGTGTVMKETGELIRYVENETGVPLSKDPSLIQGLLAHLERALYRLKENLPIHNPLLHRIEQDYPGLFATITAGMAETFSGYRIPREEIGYLVMHFGAALERWRRGSPIRALVVCASGIGTSKLLASRLQTEFPEIARVEEAAFDEVRQMDLHAYDLVLSTIPLERAETDYIRVHPYLTETDADRIRAHLNEKQRKRAQEPERDEWMSKGESTGIEAIERIQEVTEAILTILRGYFLSFLSAPSLSPVLDEACKQLIATGVLQETATVIEALEKRERLGGLGIPGTAMALFHARSEAVQKPSFTMYDLDQPLQVEGMDGKPLSMSRLLLLLAPMDGNEFTPELLSRISVLIIESPVLFQSGSEEEIRSFLAEQLNRILHEEMK; encoded by the coding sequence ATGTATTTTACAGCCAGGGAACGCAACCTCCTATTTTTGCTGACGGGTGCTGAGCAGCAGTGGAGCGTTAAAGCGTTGGCCCAGTCACTCGCTGTCAGTGAACGGACGATTCACCGGGATCTCGCCGGTTTAGAGCGGATAATGGACGATTTTGGACTTTCCTTACGCAAACGGGCAGGAGTAGGTGTTTCTCTGGAGGGGAATGCAAGTGGGTTCGAGTCCCTTCGCGCTGCTCTGGCAGCGACGGCAGGAGGGGAATTTACGCCGGAGGAGCGAAAAATCTATCTTCTGTGCACGTTACTGGAAAGATCGGAACCGGTTAAACTGGCTGCGTTGGCGTTGGATCTCCGAGTGGCTTCTGCAACGGTAAGCTACGATTTGGAGCATATCCGCGACTGGTTGGAATCCTTTGGACTCACCTTGGTTAAAAAAAGAGGCTGGGGTATCGCGGTAACAGGTGAAGAAAACAGGCGCCGAGCAGCGATGAGGAGTTTGTTGGCGGAGCACTTTGATGAAGCGGAAATCCTCAGTCTGCTGAAAAAAAATCTCAACCGGCAAACGGCGGATCCATCGGGACTCGTGATGGAACGACTGTTGGGACTGGTGGAGAGGGAGAAGATCGCACAAGTAGAAGAGACCGTGAAACAAGCGATTAGCAAGTTGCCGTATTCACTTGCCGCCGCAGCTTATATCGGTTTGGTGGTTCATTTGGCCCTTGCGCTGGAACGGATTGAAAAAGGGGAGACGCTTCGTTTCGATCCGGCTCTACTGCAAGAATTGCAACAAACGCGGGAATATGAAGTCGCACAGAAAATCGCCGCCGGCTTACGAACGGTTTTTGGGCAGGAATTTCCGGAAGCGGAGATAGCCAATATTGTTTTACATCTGCGTGGGGCCAAACGGGGAACCGATCGGGGTTATTGGTTTGAAGAAGGGACCGGAACCGTGATGAAGGAGACGGGGGAGCTGATACGGTACGTCGAGAATGAGACAGGAGTCCCTCTCAGCAAAGACCCCTCCCTGATTCAAGGGTTGCTCGCTCATCTGGAACGGGCGCTCTATCGGTTAAAAGAGAATCTGCCAATCCATAATCCGCTTTTACACCGAATTGAACAGGATTACCCAGGGCTGTTTGCGACGATAACAGCAGGCATGGCGGAAACATTTTCCGGCTATCGCATCCCACGGGAAGAGATCGGCTATCTCGTGATGCACTTTGGGGCTGCTCTGGAACGGTGGCGACGCGGTTCCCCTATACGCGCCTTGGTGGTTTGCGCTAGTGGAATCGGCACTTCTAAGCTGTTGGCCAGTCGGTTGCAAACAGAATTTCCGGAGATCGCCCGGGTAGAAGAAGCCGCTTTTGATGAAGTGAGGCAAATGGATTTGCACGCTTACGATCTGGTTCTCTCTACGATTCCGCTAGAACGGGCGGAGACGGATTATATTCGGGTTCATCCGTATTTAACGGAAACAGACGCTGACCGAATTCGGGCCCACCTCAACGAAAAGCAGCGAAAACGGGCACAGGAACCGGAACGGGATGAGTGGATGTCGAAGGGCGAATCAACTGGCATAGAAGCGATCGAACGGATCCAAGAGGTGACGGAAGCCATTTTGACGATTCTGCGGGGATATTTTTTGTCTTTTCTTTCTGCACCCTCACTTTCACCCGTTTTGGATGAAGCCTGCAAACAACTAATAGCGACAGGAGTCCTACAAGAGACAGCGACTGTAATCGAAGCGTTGGAGAAAAGAGAGCGGTTAGGAGGATTGGGTATCCCCGGAACAGCGATGGCTCTCTTTCATGCTCGATCGGAGGCGGTGCAAAAGCCTTCTTTTACGATGTACGATCTGGATCAACCGCTTCAGGTGGAAGGAATGGACGGAAAACCACTGTCGATGTCCCGACTGCTCTTGCTTCTGGCTCCAATGGACGGGAATGAATTCACCCCAGAACTGTTGAGTCGAATCAGCGTCCTTATCATTGAGTCCCCTGTGTTATTCCAGTCCGGAAGTGAAGAAGAGATTCGGTCATTTCTGGCGGAGCAGTTGAATCGCATCTTGCATGAAGAGATGAAATAA
- a CDS encoding M42 family metallopeptidase has translation MDWKRFEDLTQLPGVPGAESLVSRELEKMIAPVADEVVRDRLGSLFGKKSGDEKGPRVMVAGHMDEVGFMVTRITDQGFLRFQPLGGWWSQVLLAQRVEVVTMKGKRIPGVVGSVPPHILKEEERNRPVSIDRMFIDIGLDSEEEVRKAGVGPGDYIVPVCPPVEMEGGKRLMVKAVDNRFGCALAVELLEDLKKTSHPNVVFSGATVQEEVGLRGAATAANRIKPDVFFAVDAGPAGDIPGVTNGFGELGRGVLIRLMDRSMIALPGMRRFLVETAEEEGIPYQFFISPGGTDAGAVHQTGEGVPSAALGVCARYIHSHAAVVDRGDVEAAKAFLSALVRRLDQERLQAIQQG, from the coding sequence ATGGACTGGAAGCGGTTTGAAGACTTGACACAATTGCCGGGGGTTCCGGGGGCAGAGTCGCTGGTGAGCCGGGAGCTGGAAAAAATGATTGCCCCAGTGGCCGATGAAGTGGTCCGGGATCGCCTCGGCAGCTTATTCGGTAAAAAAAGCGGAGACGAGAAGGGACCGCGGGTGATGGTTGCCGGTCATATGGATGAAGTCGGTTTTATGGTAACCCGAATCACGGATCAGGGCTTTCTACGGTTTCAGCCCTTGGGTGGGTGGTGGAGTCAGGTGCTATTAGCCCAACGGGTGGAAGTGGTGACGATGAAAGGAAAACGGATTCCTGGTGTAGTTGGTTCTGTGCCACCCCATATTTTAAAAGAAGAAGAACGTAACAGGCCGGTTTCGATCGATCGTATGTTTATTGATATCGGCTTGGATAGTGAGGAAGAGGTGCGAAAAGCGGGCGTCGGTCCTGGCGACTATATCGTCCCAGTATGCCCTCCCGTCGAGATGGAGGGAGGGAAACGGCTAATGGTAAAAGCTGTCGATAATCGCTTTGGTTGCGCTCTCGCAGTGGAGCTATTGGAGGATCTTAAAAAGACTTCTCATCCCAATGTGGTGTTTTCCGGAGCAACCGTGCAGGAGGAAGTGGGTCTTCGTGGCGCGGCCACCGCTGCGAATCGGATTAAACCGGATGTCTTTTTCGCCGTTGATGCCGGTCCAGCAGGGGATATTCCTGGAGTGACCAACGGATTTGGTGAGTTGGGTCGAGGGGTGTTGATCCGATTGATGGATCGTTCGATGATCGCTTTGCCGGGAATGCGCCGCTTTTTAGTAGAGACGGCGGAAGAAGAGGGGATTCCTTATCAATTTTTCATTTCCCCAGGTGGGACCGACGCCGGTGCGGTTCATCAGACGGGAGAAGGGGTCCCATCGGCAGCATTGGGAGTATGTGCCCGTTATATCCATTCCCATGCAGCTGTGGTTGATCGCGGGGATGTAGAGGCTGCCAAAGCATTTCTGAGTGCATTGGTCCGCCGCTTGGATCAGGAGCGTTTGCAAGCGATCCAACAGGGATGA
- a CDS encoding PTS mannitol transporter subunit IICB gives MDANHNHSQPWRVKIQRMGSNLSGLIMPNIGAFIAWGLITALFIPTGWIPNEHLAQLVDPMIKFLLPLLIGFTGGNMVYGARGGVVGATATFGVIVGADIPMFLGAMVMGPLGGWAIKRVDRLFEGKVRSGFEMLVNNFSAGIVAGLLTIAAYLAIGPTVLGLNKILAAGVEMIIAAGLLPLANIVIEPAKVLFLNNAINHGILSPIGVDQAAKTGQSILFLLESNPGPGLGILIAYWLFGKGMAKQSAPGAAIIHFLGGIHEIYFPYILMKPALLLAAIAGGVSGVFTFTLFGAGLVAVPSPGSIFALLAMTPRGGYIGVLAGVLVAATVSFLVAALFLRWNASVDEGDLEEATRNMETMKGKKSAVASALAENLESAEEKMEAEQPIKKIVFACDAGMGSSAMGASILKNKVKKADLDVEVTNTAISKLPDDADVVFTHKNLTDRAKAKLPNARHISVENFMSSPEYDALIERLKADRE, from the coding sequence ATGGATGCCAATCACAACCACTCCCAACCCTGGCGGGTTAAAATCCAGCGGATGGGGAGTAATCTCAGTGGTTTAATCATGCCTAACATCGGGGCATTTATCGCATGGGGATTAATTACGGCACTCTTTATTCCGACAGGATGGATACCGAATGAGCATTTGGCTCAATTGGTTGATCCGATGATTAAATTTTTGTTACCGCTTCTGATCGGGTTTACCGGAGGTAACATGGTATACGGCGCCCGCGGGGGTGTGGTGGGAGCGACGGCGACGTTTGGTGTCATCGTTGGTGCTGATATTCCCATGTTCCTCGGAGCGATGGTGATGGGGCCCTTGGGCGGTTGGGCGATTAAACGGGTCGATCGCCTGTTTGAAGGAAAAGTACGATCCGGTTTTGAGATGCTCGTTAACAACTTCTCCGCCGGAATTGTGGCGGGATTGCTTACGATTGCCGCGTATCTGGCGATTGGACCCACCGTCTTAGGCTTAAACAAAATACTGGCGGCGGGAGTGGAAATGATCATTGCGGCGGGATTGCTACCGCTAGCCAATATCGTGATTGAGCCGGCAAAAGTCCTATTCCTCAACAACGCCATCAACCACGGAATCCTAAGCCCCATCGGGGTGGATCAAGCGGCAAAGACTGGACAATCGATTCTGTTTTTGTTGGAATCGAATCCGGGTCCGGGGCTGGGGATCTTAATCGCTTATTGGTTGTTTGGTAAAGGAATGGCGAAGCAATCGGCACCAGGTGCGGCTATCATTCACTTTTTGGGTGGTATTCATGAGATCTACTTTCCTTATATTTTGATGAAACCAGCCCTGCTCTTAGCTGCCATCGCCGGTGGTGTGAGCGGAGTATTCACCTTTACGCTTTTTGGAGCAGGATTGGTGGCGGTCCCTTCGCCAGGGAGCATCTTTGCACTATTGGCGATGACACCTCGTGGTGGTTATATCGGTGTACTGGCAGGGGTTTTGGTTGCTGCGACAGTTTCCTTCCTGGTGGCCGCACTCTTTTTAAGATGGAATGCATCTGTTGATGAAGGTGATCTGGAGGAAGCTACCCGCAATATGGAAACGATGAAAGGCAAAAAAAGCGCGGTTGCATCCGCTCTTGCCGAGAATCTGGAGTCCGCAGAGGAGAAAATGGAAGCGGAACAACCGATCAAAAAAATCGTATTCGCTTGTGATGCTGGGATGGGTTCCAGCGCAATGGGCGCTTCCATTCTGAAGAACAAAGTGAAAAAAGCGGATCTCGACGTTGAAGTAACCAATACTGCCATCAGTAAATTGCCTGATGATGCGGATGTGGTATTCACCCATAAAAACCTGACCGACCGGGCGAAAGCAAAGCTTCCCAACGCCCGCCATATCTCGGTGGAAAACTTTATGAGCAGTCCGGAATACGACGCCCTCATCGAGCGCTTAAAAGCGGATCGAGAGTAA
- a CDS encoding DUF4129 domain-containing protein, producing the protein MTREYEESRRQLSDILQQDEFQTWSWWQRLLDRIDQIPVIGEWSIGAWLNDLLSSLFRAGEGSGVGWLLPVVLAIILGLSMWFVLRQIYFSQPQQEKDTAAASGESMAVVWWERGEAYAAQREYREAIRCLFRHALEVLDERKILDRREHKTNREYREEIAVRSPALLPVFQSLIMRFELVWYGMIDPEEADYDDYRRLCQRLTGGGAVEAG; encoded by the coding sequence TTGACACGGGAATATGAAGAGTCGAGACGACAACTGTCTGACATTCTACAACAGGATGAATTTCAGACATGGTCCTGGTGGCAGCGTTTATTGGATCGGATTGACCAGATACCTGTCATTGGCGAGTGGAGCATCGGCGCTTGGTTAAATGACCTTCTCTCATCACTGTTCCGAGCAGGGGAGGGGAGTGGAGTCGGTTGGCTGCTCCCGGTGGTATTGGCGATAATCCTGGGTTTGAGTATGTGGTTCGTCCTCCGGCAGATTTATTTTAGCCAACCACAACAAGAAAAGGATACGGCTGCCGCATCTGGAGAAAGCATGGCGGTGGTATGGTGGGAACGAGGAGAAGCATACGCCGCTCAAAGGGAATATCGCGAAGCGATTCGGTGTTTGTTTCGTCATGCGTTGGAAGTGTTAGATGAAAGGAAAATACTAGATCGACGGGAGCACAAGACCAATCGGGAATACCGGGAAGAGATCGCGGTTCGCTCCCCGGCGTTGTTGCCGGTTTTTCAGTCTTTGATCATGCGATTCGAACTTGTCTGGTACGGGATGATCGACCCGGAGGAAGCGGATTATGATGATTACCGGCGTCTGTGCCAGCGTCTGACAGGAGGTGGGGCCGTTGAAGCCGGGTAA
- a CDS encoding glycerophosphoryl diester phosphodiesterase membrane domain-containing protein, protein MEHEASPLRRWGFLEIIDGTFQVFRTRFVPLFFSVFLLIGLFQFVFNLLNLQLSETLEPLSDPFLDPMPADASLEPFGWGEAVLMALMTGGVLVTYIFLYPLMRVAVSWITVRNLIEEQAVTTGEALKRAWKTATSALLTHWLAGAIVLGGLVVIAALVFLPFSLLGIIAGEWVVTLILSGIVFLLLILPLLLWVLIRLSLLFPVIVEEQTSYFAALKRSWSLTRRSFWRLFAFFLFVGTILFGVTGIMGVVLQLLLMWWASIDWTYLWIGNIIVALVLTGLTCLLEAGLGVLATVLYVDQRIRLEGVDLELAFRISAGKEDGRV, encoded by the coding sequence TTGGAACATGAAGCATCCCCCTTACGACGATGGGGGTTTTTAGAAATTATCGATGGTACTTTCCAAGTGTTTCGCACCCGGTTTGTGCCATTGTTTTTCAGTGTGTTTTTGCTGATTGGTCTTTTTCAGTTTGTGTTTAATTTGTTGAATCTACAGTTGTCGGAAACATTGGAACCACTGTCCGATCCCTTTTTAGATCCGATGCCGGCTGATGCCTCACTGGAACCCTTTGGCTGGGGTGAAGCCGTGCTGATGGCCTTGATGACGGGAGGCGTATTAGTTACCTACATTTTCCTTTATCCGCTGATGCGGGTGGCGGTTTCTTGGATTACCGTACGAAATTTGATCGAAGAGCAGGCAGTAACGACGGGAGAGGCGCTAAAGCGAGCCTGGAAAACAGCAACGTCGGCTTTATTGACCCATTGGCTGGCGGGAGCGATCGTTTTGGGAGGACTGGTGGTGATCGCGGCTTTGGTCTTTCTTCCATTTTCGTTGTTGGGGATTATAGCGGGAGAATGGGTCGTGACACTGATTCTGTCCGGAATTGTCTTTCTGTTATTAATACTGCCGCTGTTGTTGTGGGTATTGATCCGGCTCTCTCTGTTGTTTCCGGTGATAGTGGAAGAACAGACAAGCTATTTTGCCGCACTCAAGCGATCCTGGAGCTTAACACGGCGATCGTTTTGGCGTTTGTTCGCTTTTTTTCTGTTTGTGGGGACGATTCTTTTTGGTGTTACCGGTATCATGGGGGTAGTATTGCAGCTACTCCTTATGTGGTGGGCTTCGATTGACTGGACTTATCTATGGATCGGCAATATTATCGTCGCCCTCGTGCTAACGGGGCTCACTTGTTTGCTGGAGGCGGGATTGGGTGTATTAGCGACTGTCCTATACGTTGATCAGCGAATACGCCTGGAAGGAGTGGACCTGGAACTCGCCTTCCGTATATCAGCTGGAAAGGAGGATGGCCGCGTTTGA